Proteins from a single region of Streptomyces sp. Tu 3180:
- the dacB gene encoding D-alanyl-D-alanine carboxypeptidase/D-alanyl-D-alanine-endopeptidase, with protein sequence MVVPELGPWRAAGPHVVRIADAVRPRLARAAETVRSRLARVAAAAGPRFARPDRPESPRVPRVARPKTWRFVATAATAGLALAAGAVTAAGPWDSNGQRTSERHRAVALEAARGTDHARAHAGTPPRGPEAAPSAASVLTGLGSAAVRSAPGDKALTGVLGPLLKTPALGRRSAAVVDVATGERLYGTGSGDALTPASTTKIATGVAALSAMGADHRLTTRVVFEPDTEEVVLVGGGDPTLTARKEAHGLASLRDLAGRTAAALAKRGVREVTLSYDTTLYRGTVNHPIGVNPNLAAVTPLMADEARTDDSTSGPAPRVADPAADAARKFGAFLEEHGVEATPPGRSKASTRASTLATVSSPPLGVLVERMLTGSDNDLAEALARHTALATGGSADFAGAGAAVTARLKKLGLPVKGAVFKDGSGLDRGGRLTADLLTALLVKAGDPDRPELRPVLTGLPVAGFTGTLAGRYADGAAGVVRAKTGTLTGVNTLAGTVVDRDGRLLAFAFLANGTTDPAAAQSALDEAATALAACGCR encoded by the coding sequence GTGGTCGTGCCGGAGCTGGGGCCTTGGCGGGCCGCGGGACCGCACGTCGTGCGGATCGCGGACGCCGTACGACCGCGTCTCGCCCGGGCCGCGGAGACCGTACGGTCGCGTCTCGCGCGCGTCGCCGCGGCCGCCGGGCCGCGGTTCGCGCGGCCGGACCGGCCGGAATCACCACGGGTCCCGCGGGTCGCGCGGCCGAAGACCTGGCGGTTCGTCGCGACCGCCGCCACCGCCGGTCTGGCGCTGGCCGCGGGAGCGGTGACCGCCGCCGGTCCCTGGGACTCCAACGGTCAGCGTACGTCCGAGCGGCACCGGGCCGTGGCCCTGGAAGCCGCGCGTGGCACAGATCACGCCCGCGCCCACGCCGGTACGCCGCCCCGCGGGCCCGAGGCCGCCCCGTCGGCCGCCTCCGTGCTCACCGGCCTCGGCTCCGCCGCCGTGCGGTCGGCGCCCGGCGACAAGGCGCTCACCGGCGTCCTCGGCCCGCTGCTGAAGACCCCGGCGCTCGGCCGCCGCTCCGCCGCCGTGGTCGACGTGGCCACCGGCGAGCGGCTGTACGGCACCGGCTCCGGCGACGCGCTCACCCCCGCCTCGACCACGAAGATCGCCACCGGCGTCGCCGCGCTCTCCGCGATGGGCGCCGACCACCGCCTCACCACCCGCGTCGTCTTCGAGCCCGACACCGAGGAGGTGGTGCTGGTCGGCGGCGGCGACCCCACCCTCACCGCCCGCAAGGAGGCCCACGGCCTCGCCAGCCTGCGCGACCTCGCCGGGCGCACCGCCGCCGCCCTGGCCAAGCGGGGCGTGCGCGAGGTGACCCTCTCCTACGACACGACGCTCTACCGGGGCACCGTGAACCACCCGATCGGGGTCAACCCCAACCTCGCCGCCGTCACCCCCCTGATGGCCGACGAGGCCCGCACCGACGACTCCACCAGCGGCCCCGCCCCGCGCGTCGCCGACCCCGCGGCCGACGCCGCCCGGAAGTTCGGCGCCTTCCTCGAGGAGCACGGCGTCGAGGCCACGCCCCCCGGCCGGTCGAAGGCCTCCACCCGCGCCTCCACTCTCGCCACGGTCTCCTCGCCGCCGCTGGGCGTCCTCGTCGAACGGATGCTGACCGGCAGCGACAACGACCTCGCCGAGGCCCTCGCCCGCCACACCGCCCTCGCCACCGGCGGGAGCGCCGACTTCGCCGGCGCCGGCGCGGCCGTCACCGCCCGGCTGAAGAAGCTCGGCCTGCCGGTGAAGGGCGCCGTCTTCAAGGACGGCAGCGGCCTCGACCGGGGCGGCCGGCTCACCGCCGACCTCCTCACCGCCCTGCTCGTGAAGGCCGGCGACCCCGACCGCCCCGAGCTGCGCCCGGTCCTCACCGGCCTGCCCGTGGCCGGCTTCACCGGCACCCTCGCCGGCCGCTACGCCGACGGGGCGGCCGGCGTCGTGCGCGCCAAGACCGGCACGCTCACCGGTGTGAACACCCTGGCGGGCACCGTCGTCGACCGGGACGGCAGGCTGCTGGCCTTCGCCTTCCTGGCGAACGGCACCACCGACCCGGCGGCGGCCCAGTCCGCCCTGGACGAGGCGGCCACGGCGCTGGCGGCGTGCGGCTGCCGGTGA
- a CDS encoding zinc-dependent metalloprotease, whose protein sequence is MTSIGGAASSGMVDWNLAVATATRLMRPGPDVSREEARAVVAELRRHAKASEEHVRGFTRLGTEETHDTPVLVVDRPGWVRANVAGFRELLKPLLDKMQERRGSSPGNAVLGAVGGKVTGVELGMLLSFLASRVLGQYETFAPATREFPAGENGGGRLLLVAPNIVHVERELDVEPHDFRLWVTLHEETHRTQFTAVPWLRDHLEGEIQSFLGETDVDPMTVLERVREAAQSLVGGRPEGEEGDDGHSLVELVQTPAQREILGRLTAVMSLLEGHADFVMDGVGPEVVPSVAEIREKFQQRRAKGASRLDLALRKLLGLDAKLRQYRDGERFVRAVVEEVGMDGFNRVWTSPNTLPTKAEIAKPADWITRVHRKPEV, encoded by the coding sequence ATGACGAGCATCGGTGGTGCTGCCTCTTCCGGGATGGTCGACTGGAATCTCGCGGTCGCGACCGCGACCCGGCTCATGCGGCCGGGCCCCGACGTGAGCCGCGAGGAGGCCCGGGCCGTCGTCGCGGAGCTGCGCCGGCACGCGAAGGCCTCGGAGGAGCACGTCCGGGGCTTCACCCGGCTGGGCACCGAGGAGACCCACGACACACCCGTCCTCGTCGTCGACCGCCCCGGCTGGGTCCGGGCCAACGTCGCCGGCTTCCGCGAGCTCCTCAAGCCGCTCCTCGACAAGATGCAGGAACGCCGCGGCAGCAGCCCCGGCAACGCGGTCCTCGGCGCCGTCGGCGGCAAGGTCACCGGCGTGGAGCTGGGCATGCTGCTGTCCTTCCTCGCCTCCCGCGTGCTCGGCCAGTACGAGACCTTCGCCCCCGCCACCCGGGAGTTCCCGGCCGGGGAGAACGGCGGCGGCCGGCTGCTGCTCGTCGCCCCCAACATCGTCCACGTCGAACGCGAGCTCGACGTCGAACCGCACGACTTCCGCCTGTGGGTGACGCTGCACGAGGAGACCCACCGCACCCAGTTCACCGCCGTGCCCTGGCTGCGGGACCACCTGGAGGGCGAGATCCAGTCGTTCCTGGGGGAGACCGACGTCGATCCCATGACCGTCCTGGAGCGCGTCCGCGAGGCCGCCCAGTCCCTCGTCGGCGGCCGTCCCGAGGGCGAGGAGGGCGACGACGGGCACTCCCTCGTCGAGCTCGTGCAGACCCCCGCCCAGCGCGAGATCCTCGGCCGCCTCACCGCCGTGATGTCCCTGCTGGAGGGCCACGCCGACTTCGTGATGGACGGCGTCGGCCCCGAGGTCGTGCCGAGCGTCGCCGAGATCCGCGAGAAGTTCCAGCAGCGCCGCGCCAAGGGCGCCTCCCGCCTGGACCTCGCCCTGCGCAAGCTGCTCGGCCTGGACGCCAAGCTCCGCCAGTACCGCGACGGTGAACGCTTCGTGCGCGCCGTCGTGGAGGAGGTCGGCATGGACGGTTTCAACCGCGTGTGGACCTCGCCCAACACGCTCCCCACCAAGGCGGAGATCGCCAAACCGGCGGACTGGATCACACGGGTGCACCGCAAGCCCGAGGTGTGA
- the tilS gene encoding tRNA lysidine(34) synthetase TilS: MGPHPAVAAIRLAVRRVLNDILDDHGDVPDDHGRTPGRAPDERPPSPLVLAACSGGADSMALASALAFEAPRLGVRAGGVTVDHGLQAGSDVRAAEVVLRLRELGLDPVESVAVSVGRGGGPEAAARDARYAALDAAAERHGAVAVLLGHTRDDQAETVLLGLARGSGIRSLSGMAAVSGADGRYRRPFLQLDRQTARKACMVQSLSVWDDPHNADPAYTRSRLRHEGLPALEKALGKGVVEALARTAQLSRDDADALDAWAGRAAAGVRDADGRLECAGLYALPPAVRRRVLRRAAIEAGAPAGSLFARHIEEVDRLITGWRGQGAINLPGKVVVRRQGGRLVIRQG; the protein is encoded by the coding sequence ATGGGTCCCCATCCTGCGGTCGCGGCGATACGCCTGGCGGTCCGCCGCGTCCTGAACGACATCCTCGACGACCACGGCGACGTCCCCGACGACCACGGTCGAACCCCCGGCCGGGCCCCGGACGAGCGTCCCCCCTCCCCGCTCGTGCTCGCGGCCTGCTCCGGTGGCGCCGACTCCATGGCGCTCGCCTCCGCCCTCGCCTTCGAGGCCCCCCGGCTCGGCGTCCGCGCCGGAGGCGTCACCGTCGACCACGGCCTCCAGGCCGGTTCCGACGTGCGCGCCGCCGAGGTCGTGCTGCGCCTGCGCGAACTCGGACTGGACCCGGTCGAGTCCGTCGCGGTCAGCGTCGGCCGCGGCGGCGGACCCGAGGCCGCCGCCCGGGACGCCCGCTACGCCGCCCTCGACGCCGCCGCCGAACGGCACGGCGCCGTGGCCGTCCTGCTCGGCCACACCCGCGACGACCAGGCCGAGACCGTCCTGCTGGGGCTCGCCCGCGGCTCCGGCATCCGCTCCCTGTCCGGAATGGCCGCGGTCTCGGGGGCCGACGGCCGTTACCGGCGCCCCTTCCTCCAGCTCGACCGGCAGACCGCCCGCAAGGCCTGCATGGTCCAGTCCCTCTCCGTCTGGGACGACCCGCACAACGCCGACCCGGCCTACACCCGCTCCCGCCTGCGCCACGAGGGCCTGCCCGCCCTGGAGAAGGCCCTCGGCAAGGGCGTCGTCGAGGCCCTCGCCCGCACGGCCCAGCTCTCCCGCGACGACGCCGACGCCCTCGACGCCTGGGCCGGCCGGGCCGCGGCCGGCGTCCGGGACGCCGACGGCCGTCTGGAGTGCGCCGGGCTGTACGCCCTGCCGCCCGCCGTACGCCGCCGCGTGCTGCGCCGCGCCGCCATCGAGGCCGGCGCCCCGGCCGGTTCCCTGTTCGCCCGCCACATCGAGGAAGTGGACCGGCTGATCACCGGCTGGCGCGGACAGGGGGCCATCAACCTCCCCGGCAAAGTCGTCGTCCGGCGCCAGGGTGGCAGACTGGTGATTCGGCAAGGCTGA
- the hpt gene encoding hypoxanthine phosphoribosyltransferase translates to MRVDAKDMGADLEKVLITKEEIDAKLVELAAKIDAEYAGKDLLLVGVLKGAVMVMADLARALSTPVTMDWMAVSSYGAGTQSSGVVRILKDLDTDIKGKHVLIVEDIIDSGLTLSWLISNLGSREPASLKVCTLLRKPEAAKVAIDVEWAGFDIPNEFVVGYGLDYAEKYRNLPFVGTLAPHVYGG, encoded by the coding sequence ATGCGGGTGGACGCGAAAGACATGGGTGCCGACCTCGAGAAGGTGCTCATCACCAAGGAAGAGATCGACGCCAAGCTGGTGGAGCTGGCCGCGAAGATCGACGCGGAGTACGCGGGCAAGGACCTGCTGCTCGTCGGCGTCCTCAAGGGCGCGGTGATGGTCATGGCCGACCTCGCCCGGGCACTGTCCACCCCCGTCACCATGGACTGGATGGCCGTATCCTCGTACGGGGCGGGTACCCAGTCCTCCGGTGTGGTGCGGATCCTCAAGGACCTCGACACCGACATCAAGGGCAAGCACGTCCTCATCGTCGAGGACATCATCGACTCCGGCCTGACCCTGTCCTGGCTGATCTCCAACCTCGGCTCGCGCGAGCCCGCCTCCCTCAAGGTGTGCACGCTGCTGCGCAAGCCCGAGGCCGCCAAGGTCGCCATCGACGTGGAATGGGCCGGATTCGACATCCCCAACGAATTCGTCGTCGGCTACGGCCTCGACTACGCCGAGAAGTACCGCAACCTCCCGTTCGTCGGTACGCTCGCGCCCCACGTCTACGGGGGCTGA
- the ftsH gene encoding ATP-dependent zinc metalloprotease FtsH yields the protein MDVKRYFRGPVMWIVLAVLAVVVLMQVVGSSGGYKTVDTGQVVQAINENKVESAKLTTGDEQIIKVQLKDGVKVEDSSKIQASYIGDQGVTIANTLQDKFQNEQIPDGYTVSPSKQNPFVSILLSLLPFVLIVVVFLFLMNQMQGGGSRVMNFGKSKAKLITKDTPKTTFADVAGSDEAVEELHEIKEFLQEPAKFQAVGAKIPKGVLLYGPPGTGKTLLARAVAGEAGVPFYSISGSDFVEMFVGVGASRVRDLFEQAKANAPAIVFVDEIDAVGRHRGAGLGGGHDEREQTLNQLLVEMDGFDVKGGVILIAATNRPDILDPALLRPGRFDRQIAVDRPDMQGRLEILKVHQKGKPVAPDVDLSAVARRTPGMTGADLANVLNEAALLTARSDQKLIDNKMLDEAIDRVVAGPQKRTRIMSDKEKKITAYHEGGHALVAAASPNSDPVHKITILSRGRALGYTMVLPDEDKYSTTRNEMLDQLAYMLGGRAAEELVFHDPTTGAANDIEKATGLARAMVTQYGMTERLGAIKFGGDNTEPFLGREMAHQRDYSEEVAALVDEEVKKLIETAHNEAWEILVENRDVLDNLVLALLEKETLGKEEIAEIFAPIVKRPPRPAWTGSSRRTPSTRPPVLSPKELALTNGANGATPAITTAKSTTVEPAPAPERTAEDRPES from the coding sequence ATGGACGTGAAGCGATACTTCCGTGGGCCGGTCATGTGGATCGTGCTGGCCGTCCTTGCCGTGGTCGTGTTGATGCAGGTCGTCGGCTCGTCCGGCGGCTACAAGACGGTGGACACGGGCCAGGTCGTCCAGGCGATCAATGAGAACAAGGTCGAGTCGGCCAAGCTGACCACCGGCGACGAGCAGATCATCAAGGTCCAGCTCAAGGACGGCGTCAAGGTCGAGGACAGCTCGAAGATCCAGGCGAGCTACATCGGTGACCAGGGCGTCACCATCGCCAACACACTGCAGGACAAGTTCCAGAACGAGCAGATCCCGGACGGCTACACGGTCTCGCCGTCCAAGCAGAACCCGTTCGTGAGCATTCTGCTGTCCCTGCTGCCCTTCGTCCTCATCGTGGTCGTCTTCCTGTTCCTGATGAATCAGATGCAGGGCGGCGGCTCCCGCGTCATGAACTTCGGCAAGTCCAAGGCGAAGCTCATCACCAAGGACACCCCGAAGACGACGTTCGCCGACGTCGCGGGCTCGGACGAGGCGGTCGAGGAACTCCACGAGATCAAGGAGTTCCTGCAGGAGCCGGCCAAGTTCCAGGCCGTCGGCGCCAAGATCCCCAAGGGCGTGCTGCTCTACGGCCCGCCCGGCACCGGCAAGACCCTGCTCGCGCGTGCCGTCGCGGGCGAGGCCGGTGTCCCGTTCTACTCGATCTCGGGTTCCGACTTCGTCGAGATGTTCGTCGGTGTCGGTGCCTCCCGGGTCCGTGACCTGTTCGAGCAGGCCAAGGCCAACGCCCCCGCGATCGTCTTCGTCGACGAGATCGACGCGGTCGGCCGCCACCGCGGCGCCGGCCTCGGCGGCGGTCACGACGAGCGCGAGCAGACCCTGAACCAGCTCCTCGTCGAGATGGACGGCTTCGACGTCAAGGGCGGCGTGATCCTCATCGCCGCGACGAACCGCCCGGACATCCTCGACCCGGCCCTCCTGCGCCCCGGCCGCTTCGACCGCCAGATCGCGGTCGACCGCCCGGACATGCAGGGCCGGCTGGAGATCCTCAAGGTCCACCAGAAGGGCAAGCCGGTCGCCCCGGACGTCGACCTGTCGGCCGTCGCCCGCCGCACCCCCGGCATGACCGGTGCGGACCTGGCCAACGTGCTGAACGAGGCCGCGCTTCTGACCGCGCGCAGCGACCAGAAGCTGATCGACAACAAGATGCTGGACGAGGCGATCGACCGCGTGGTCGCGGGCCCGCAGAAGCGGACCCGGATCATGTCGGACAAGGAGAAGAAGATCACCGCGTACCACGAGGGCGGACACGCCCTGGTCGCGGCGGCCTCCCCGAACTCCGACCCCGTCCACAAGATCACCATCCTGTCCCGGGGCCGCGCCCTCGGCTACACGATGGTGCTCCCGGACGAGGACAAGTACTCCACGACCCGCAACGAGATGCTGGACCAGCTGGCCTACATGCTGGGCGGCCGCGCGGCCGAGGAGCTCGTCTTCCACGACCCGACGACCGGTGCCGCCAACGACATCGAGAAGGCCACCGGCCTGGCCCGCGCGATGGTCACGCAGTACGGCATGACCGAGCGTCTGGGCGCGATCAAGTTCGGCGGCGACAACACCGAGCCGTTCCTCGGCCGTGAGATGGCTCACCAGCGCGACTACTCGGAAGAGGTCGCCGCGCTGGTCGACGAAGAGGTCAAGAAGCTCATCGAGACCGCGCACAACGAGGCGTGGGAGATCCTGGTCGAGAACCGCGACGTCCTCGACAACCTGGTCCTGGCCCTCCTGGAGAAGGAGACGCTGGGCAAGGAGGAGATCGCCGAGATCTTCGCGCCGATCGTCAAGCGCCCGCCCAGGCCCGCCTGGACCGGCTCCTCCCGCCGTACGCCGTCGACCCGCCCGCCGGTCCTCTCCCCCAAGGAGCTGGCCCTGACGAACGGGGCGAACGGCGCGACGCCGGCGATCACCACCGCCAAGAGCACCACGGTGGAGCCCGCCCCGGCGCCCGAGCGGACCGCGGAGGACCGCCCCGAGAGCTGA
- the folE gene encoding GTP cyclohydrolase I FolE: MTDPVTLDGIAPIGEFDEKRAENAVRELLIAVGEDPDREGLLETPARVARAYREIFAGLWQKPEDVLTTTFDLGHDEMVLVKDIEVYSTCEHHLVPFRGVAHVGYIPSTSGKITGLSKLARLVDVYARRPQVQERLTTQIADSLMEILEPRGVIVVVECEHMCMSMRGIRKPGAKTITSAVRGQLRDAATRNEAMSLIMAR, encoded by the coding sequence ATGACCGACCCCGTGACGCTGGACGGCATAGCCCCCATCGGCGAGTTCGACGAGAAGCGGGCCGAGAACGCCGTGCGCGAGCTCCTGATCGCGGTCGGCGAGGACCCGGACCGCGAGGGGCTCCTGGAGACTCCGGCGCGGGTGGCGCGGGCGTACAGGGAGATATTCGCGGGTCTGTGGCAGAAGCCCGAGGACGTGCTGACGACGACGTTCGACCTCGGCCACGACGAGATGGTGCTCGTGAAGGACATCGAGGTGTACTCGACCTGTGAGCATCACCTGGTGCCGTTCCGGGGCGTGGCGCACGTCGGGTACATCCCGTCCACCAGCGGGAAGATCACGGGTCTGTCCAAGCTGGCCCGGCTCGTGGACGTCTACGCCCGCCGCCCGCAGGTGCAGGAACGACTCACCACGCAGATCGCGGACTCCCTGATGGAGATCCTGGAGCCGCGCGGGGTGATCGTGGTCGTGGAGTGCGAGCACATGTGCATGTCGATGCGCGGCATCCGCAAGCCCGGCGCGAAGACCATCACCTCGGCGGTGCGCGGTCAGCTGCGGGACGCGGCGACGCGCAACGAGGCGATGAGCCTGATCATGGCGCGCTGA
- a CDS encoding DUF3180 domain-containing protein — protein sequence MKELRIRVLAGVFVVAGILSWAGARLWNSLGTLPSVPVAAPIVLALIAVVLAATALSLRARLRAQRERRPEAKGVDPLMAARAVVFGQASALVAALVAGMYGGTGVFLLESLDIPARRDQAVYAGFSVLAGIAVIAAAIFLERVCKLPEDDENNGAGVTPAG from the coding sequence GTGAAAGAGCTGCGCATCAGGGTGCTGGCGGGCGTCTTCGTCGTCGCCGGGATCCTGTCCTGGGCCGGCGCCCGTCTGTGGAACTCCCTGGGGACCCTGCCGAGCGTGCCCGTGGCCGCGCCCATCGTCCTCGCCCTGATCGCCGTGGTCCTCGCGGCCACGGCCCTCTCGCTGCGCGCCCGTCTCAGGGCCCAGCGCGAGCGCCGCCCCGAGGCCAAGGGCGTCGACCCCCTGATGGCGGCCCGCGCGGTCGTCTTCGGTCAGGCCAGCGCCCTGGTCGCCGCCCTCGTCGCCGGCATGTACGGCGGCACCGGCGTCTTCCTCCTGGAATCCCTGGACATCCCCGCCCGCCGGGACCAGGCCGTCTACGCCGGCTTCTCGGTCCTGGCGGGCATCGCCGTCATAGCGGCGGCCATCTTCCTGGAGCGCGTCTGCAAGCTCCCGGAGGACGACGAGAACAACGGCGCGGGGGTCACCCCGGCCGGATGA
- the folK gene encoding 2-amino-4-hydroxy-6-hydroxymethyldihydropteridine diphosphokinase, which yields MTRPSTPGHTDPTVQPVPASVVEQVDAADATLHNPKRAVVSIGANLGNRLETLQGAVDALEDTPGVRVKAVSPVYETEPWGVEPGSQPSYLNAVVVLRTTLPPSSLLERAHAVEDAFHRVRDERWGPRTLDVDIVSYADVRSDDPHLTLPHPRAHERAFVLAPWHDVDPGAELPGRGRVGDLLGTVAREGVTLRKDLELRLPE from the coding sequence ATGACCAGGCCGTCCACCCCGGGCCACACCGACCCGACCGTTCAGCCCGTCCCCGCCTCCGTGGTCGAGCAGGTCGACGCCGCCGACGCCACCCTGCACAATCCGAAGCGGGCCGTGGTGTCCATCGGCGCCAACCTCGGCAACCGTCTGGAGACCCTCCAGGGGGCCGTCGACGCCCTGGAGGACACCCCGGGCGTCCGGGTCAAGGCCGTCTCCCCGGTCTACGAGACGGAGCCGTGGGGCGTCGAGCCCGGCAGCCAGCCCTCGTACCTCAACGCGGTCGTGGTCCTCAGGACCACCCTGCCCCCGTCCTCCCTGCTGGAGCGGGCGCACGCCGTCGAGGACGCCTTCCACCGGGTCCGGGACGAGCGCTGGGGCCCCCGCACCCTCGACGTGGACATCGTCTCCTACGCGGACGTCCGCTCCGACGACCCGCACCTCACGCTCCCCCACCCCCGCGCCCACGAACGCGCCTTCGTGCTCGCGCCCTGGCACGACGTCGATCCCGGGGCGGAACTCCCCGGCCGCGGACGGGTCGGCGATCTCCTCGGCACGGTCGCCCGCGAGGGCGTCACCCTCCGCAAGGACCTGGAACTCCGGCTGCCGGAATAG
- the folB gene encoding dihydroneopterin aldolase, whose amino-acid sequence MDRVALRGLRARGHHGVFPKEREEGQTFVVDLVLGLDTRPAAADDDLTRTVHYGIVAEEVVAVVEGDPVDLIETLAERIARVCLKHDVVQEVEVCVHKPDAPITVPFDDVTVTIIRSRV is encoded by the coding sequence GTGGATCGTGTCGCGCTGCGCGGCCTGAGGGCCCGCGGGCACCACGGTGTGTTCCCCAAGGAGCGCGAGGAGGGCCAGACCTTCGTGGTGGACCTCGTCCTCGGCCTGGACACCCGGCCGGCCGCGGCCGACGACGACCTGACCAGGACCGTGCACTACGGCATCGTGGCGGAGGAGGTCGTGGCGGTCGTCGAGGGCGATCCCGTGGACCTCATCGAGACCCTCGCCGAGCGCATCGCCCGGGTCTGCCTGAAGCACGACGTGGTGCAGGAGGTCGAGGTCTGCGTCCACAAACCGGACGCGCCGATCACCGTGCCCTTCGACGACGTGACCGTCACCATCATCCGGAGCCGCGTATGA
- a CDS encoding nuclear transport factor 2 family protein, translated as MTAPHTDVEQVEAANTAFYEALERGDFEEVASLWLTPADLGVDETYHDPADAGVVSCVHPGWPVLTGRGEVLRSYALIMANTDYIQFFLTDVHVSVTGDTAVVTCSENILSGGPAPEAGEELGPLVGQLVVATNVFRRTPGGWKLWSHHASPVLAETDEEEDDDTPS; from the coding sequence GTGACCGCACCCCACACCGACGTCGAGCAGGTCGAGGCCGCCAACACCGCCTTCTACGAGGCACTCGAACGGGGCGACTTCGAGGAGGTGGCGTCGCTCTGGCTCACCCCTGCCGACCTCGGCGTCGACGAGACGTACCACGACCCGGCGGACGCCGGTGTGGTCTCCTGCGTGCACCCCGGCTGGCCCGTGCTCACCGGACGCGGCGAGGTCCTGAGGTCGTACGCCCTGATCATGGCGAACACCGACTACATCCAGTTCTTCCTCACCGACGTGCACGTCTCGGTCACCGGCGACACCGCCGTGGTGACCTGCAGCGAGAACATCCTCAGCGGCGGCCCCGCCCCCGAGGCCGGCGAGGAGCTCGGCCCCCTGGTCGGCCAGCTCGTCGTCGCCACCAACGTGTTCCGGCGCACCCCCGGCGGCTGGAAGCTCTGGTCCCACCACGCCTCCCCGGTCCTCGCCGAGACCGACGAGGAGGAGGACGACGACACCCCCTCCTGA
- the folP gene encoding dihydropteroate synthase — MSNHSGRPRVAGLPHWDRCAVMGVVNVTPDSFSDGGRWFDTTTAVKHGLDLVAQGADLVDVGGESTRPGATRVDEAEELRRVIPVVRGLAAEGVAVSVDTMRASVAEQSLAAGAAIVNDVSGGLADPAMIGVVAAAGAPFVVMHWRGFLEGGNVRGEYADVVTEVVDELRARVEAVLEGGIAADRVIVDPGLGFSKDTDHDLALLARLDRLLGLGHPLLVAASRKRFLGRVLADADGTPPPARERDAATAAVSALSAQAGAWAVRVHEVRATADAVRVVRAVEQARTPDGTPPESGAHGAEGAR, encoded by the coding sequence ATGAGCAACCACAGCGGACGCCCCCGGGTCGCCGGCCTTCCTCACTGGGACCGCTGCGCGGTCATGGGGGTCGTGAACGTGACGCCCGACTCCTTCTCCGACGGCGGCCGCTGGTTCGACACGACGACCGCCGTCAAGCACGGCCTCGACCTGGTCGCCCAGGGTGCGGACCTGGTCGACGTCGGCGGCGAGTCCACCCGCCCCGGCGCCACCCGCGTCGACGAGGCCGAGGAGCTCAGGCGCGTCATCCCCGTGGTCCGCGGCCTCGCCGCCGAGGGCGTCGCCGTCTCCGTCGACACCATGCGCGCGTCCGTCGCCGAGCAGTCCCTCGCGGCCGGTGCCGCGATCGTCAACGACGTCAGCGGCGGCCTCGCCGACCCCGCCATGATCGGTGTCGTCGCCGCCGCCGGCGCCCCCTTCGTCGTCATGCACTGGCGCGGCTTCCTCGAGGGCGGCAACGTCCGGGGCGAGTACGCGGACGTCGTCACCGAGGTCGTCGACGAGCTGCGCGCACGCGTGGAGGCCGTGCTGGAGGGCGGCATAGCCGCCGACCGCGTGATCGTCGACCCCGGCCTGGGGTTCTCCAAGGACACCGACCACGACCTCGCCCTCCTGGCCCGCCTCGACCGGCTCCTGGGCCTCGGCCACCCGCTGCTGGTCGCCGCCTCCCGCAAGCGGTTCCTCGGCCGCGTCCTGGCCGACGCGGACGGCACGCCCCCGCCCGCCCGCGAACGCGACGCCGCCACCGCCGCCGTCTCCGCCCTCTCCGCGCAGGCCGGCGCGTGGGCGGTCCGCGTGCACGAGGTCCGCGCGACCGCCGACGCCGTGCGCGTCGTGCGCGCCGTCGAACAGGCGCGCACACCGGACGGCACTCCCCCCGAATCCGGCGCACACGGCGCAGAAGGAGCCCGGTGA